Proteins encoded within one genomic window of Streptomyces sp. NBC_00523:
- a CDS encoding MFS transporter: protein MASARSHDGPGPLRSAGRSIGHALRVPFTGTARSIRKATHAHGAGESGLGKLIELHAVNGAGDVMITVALASTVFFSVPTDQARGRVALYLAVTMAPFILLAPVIGPLLDRLPHGRRAAMAGSMLARAVLALTMSGAVATGDLELYPAALGVLVCSKAYGVVRSAVVPRLLPPKFSLVKANSRVTLAGLLATGAAAPVGAGLQTIGPQWPLYGACAIFVGGGILAFTLPPKVDSAKGERRAQLVPPHGGSEPRPSSTKPGNKTGNKTGTKSRERRPGLRSVGPSVLHGLQANAAHRALSGFLIFFLAFLLREHPLAGQSAAISLGIVGVAAGVGNALGTAVGSWLRARGPEIIVASVLALALGVAVLAAVFFSTVMVAALAATAGLTQALSKLSLDAMIQRDVPEEVRTSAFARSETALQMAWVVGGAIGIALPLNGVLGMSVAAGLLALGAAASVRGLLGAARRGSPHPRVA from the coding sequence GTGGCTTCAGCCAGGTCGCACGACGGTCCCGGCCCGCTCCGCAGTGCGGGCCGGTCGATCGGTCATGCCCTGCGCGTCCCCTTCACCGGCACCGCCCGCTCCATCCGCAAGGCAACCCACGCGCACGGCGCCGGCGAGAGCGGCCTCGGCAAGCTGATCGAGCTGCACGCGGTGAACGGCGCGGGCGATGTGATGATCACCGTCGCGCTCGCGTCCACCGTGTTCTTCTCCGTACCGACCGACCAGGCACGCGGCCGCGTCGCGCTGTACCTCGCGGTGACGATGGCGCCGTTCATCCTGCTGGCCCCGGTCATCGGCCCGCTCCTGGACCGCCTGCCGCACGGCCGCCGGGCCGCGATGGCCGGATCCATGCTGGCGCGGGCGGTGCTGGCGCTGACCATGTCGGGCGCGGTCGCCACCGGCGACCTGGAGCTGTACCCGGCGGCGCTCGGCGTACTGGTCTGCTCGAAGGCGTACGGAGTGGTGCGCAGCGCCGTCGTACCGCGCCTGCTGCCACCGAAGTTCTCGCTGGTGAAGGCGAACTCACGGGTGACCCTGGCCGGGCTGCTGGCCACCGGGGCCGCCGCGCCCGTCGGGGCGGGGCTCCAGACGATCGGCCCGCAGTGGCCGCTGTACGGCGCGTGCGCGATCTTCGTCGGCGGCGGGATCCTGGCGTTCACGCTGCCGCCCAAGGTGGACTCGGCGAAGGGCGAGCGCCGGGCGCAGCTCGTACCGCCGCACGGCGGAAGCGAGCCGCGGCCGTCCTCCACGAAGCCCGGAAACAAGACCGGAAACAAGACCGGGACCAAGAGCCGCGAGCGGCGGCCCGGACTGCGGTCGGTCGGCCCCTCCGTGCTGCACGGCCTCCAGGCCAACGCGGCGCACCGCGCGCTCTCCGGGTTCCTGATCTTCTTCCTCGCGTTCCTGCTGCGCGAGCACCCGCTCGCCGGGCAGAGCGCAGCGATCTCGCTGGGCATCGTCGGCGTGGCGGCGGGCGTGGGCAACGCGCTGGGCACGGCGGTCGGCTCCTGGCTGCGGGCGCGCGGCCCGGAGATCATCGTCGCCTCGGTACTGGCCCTGGCCCTGGGCGTGGCGGTCCTGGCGGCCGTCTTCTTCTCCACGGTCATGGTCGCCGCGCTCGCCGCGACGGCGGGGCTCACCCAGGCGCTGTCGAAGCTGTCGCTGGACGCGATGATCCAGCGCGACGTGCCGGAGGAGGTGCGGACCTCCGCGTTCGCCCGCTCCGAGACGGCGCTCCAGATGGCCTGGGTGGTGGGCGGCGCGATCGGCATCGCCCTCCCCCTCAACGGCGTACTGGGCATGTCCGTCGCCGCCGGGCTGCTCGCCCTCGGCGCGGCCGCCTCCGTACGGGGGCTGCTGGGCGCCGCGCGGCGCGGCTCGCCGCACCCCCGCGTGGCGTGA
- a CDS encoding DUF3027 domain-containing protein: protein MSAATTRGRSARTARTPAPDRLCAEAVDLARTAAEEAAAPGIVGEHVAVVSEGDRVVTHYFECKDPGYRGWRWAVTVARASRAKNVTLDETVLLPGSDALLAPEWVPWSERLRPGDMGPGDLLPTESDDLRLEPGYTGADEPLPNAPATDELADLVDVEDAELTTRPDPAVRGSIAAVADELGMRRARVLSRYGLHSAADRWDEEFGPKTPMAQAAPASCVSCAFLVPLSGSLRQAFGVCANEFGPADGHVVSLSYGCGGHSEAAVMPKPPAAVPHRLDTMRVDEYALHDEARGASGDLGDA, encoded by the coding sequence GTGAGTGCTGCGACGACGCGAGGCCGTTCGGCCCGTACCGCCCGTACCCCCGCTCCCGACCGTTTGTGCGCCGAGGCGGTAGACCTCGCCCGCACGGCGGCGGAGGAGGCGGCCGCGCCGGGGATCGTGGGTGAGCATGTGGCGGTGGTCTCCGAGGGGGACCGGGTCGTCACGCACTACTTCGAGTGCAAGGACCCCGGCTACCGGGGCTGGCGCTGGGCCGTGACGGTGGCCCGTGCGTCCCGCGCGAAGAACGTCACCCTGGACGAGACCGTGCTGCTGCCGGGCTCCGACGCGCTGCTCGCGCCGGAGTGGGTGCCGTGGAGCGAGCGGCTGCGGCCGGGGGACATGGGTCCGGGGGACCTGCTGCCGACCGAGTCGGACGACCTGCGGCTCGAACCGGGCTACACGGGGGCGGACGAGCCGCTGCCGAACGCGCCGGCCACCGATGAGCTGGCCGACCTGGTGGACGTCGAGGACGCGGAGCTGACGACGCGCCCGGACCCGGCCGTGCGCGGATCGATCGCGGCGGTGGCGGACGAGCTCGGCATGCGGCGGGCGCGGGTGCTGTCGCGTTACGGGCTGCACTCGGCGGCGGACCGCTGGGACGAGGAGTTCGGCCCGAAGACCCCGATGGCACAGGCCGCGCCGGCCTCGTGCGTCTCCTGCGCCTTCCTGGTCCCGCTGTCGGGCTCGCTGCGGCAGGCGTTCGGGGTGTGCGCGAACGAGTTCGGTCCGGCGGACGGGCATGTGGTGTCGCTGTCGTACGGGTGCGGGGGCCACTCGGAGGCGGCGGTCATGCCGAAGCCGCCGGCGGCGGTGCCGCATCGGCTGGACACGATGCGGGTGGATGAGTACGCGTTGCACGATGAGGCCCGGGGGGCCTCGGGGGACCTGGGGGACGCGTAG